A portion of the Bactrocera neohumeralis isolate Rockhampton chromosome 2, APGP_CSIRO_Bneo_wtdbg2-racon-allhic-juicebox.fasta_v2, whole genome shotgun sequence genome contains these proteins:
- the LOC126768055 gene encoding tubulin alpha-1 chain, which yields MSSRGEIIQIHIGQAGVQIANACWELYCLEHGIMANGALCQMPNDDSFLTFFGISGMALKVVPRIVIVDTEPTVIDEIRTGAYRYLFHPDTLISGKEDAGSNFARGYNLLGHDLIDRTMDAIRRVAEQCRNLRGFLIFRAIGGGTGSGFGTLLLEKLADAYGRKTTKAEFLVFPSPSLSPIIVEPYNALLATHYSMDYVDVSFIVDNEALYEICDTKLGVSAPTYTNLNRIIGQVVSAFTASQRFYGTNNVSFEEFQTNLVPYPRIHYPLLTYAPLVPVSKFPYVNSNVEQLTQSCFHPGSQMVRCNPTLGKYMACVLLYRGDVSPNDINSSIQHIKSSRTARFVDWTPTGFKIGVNAMPPVFVPGGDLAPTSRAVCAISNNTIIRSAWCRLVSKYDKLYNRRAFVYHFVGEGMEEGSLSEASQNVCQLVADYYEVESSARSSVTQDDNDN from the exons ATGTCAAGCCGC GGCGAAATTATACAAATTCATATTGGACAAGCTGGAGTACAAATAGCAAATGCCTGTTGGGAGTTATATTGTCTCGAACATGGAATCATGGCAAATGGCGCACTGTGTCAAATGCCGAATGACGATTCGTTTCTCACATTTTTCGGCATCTCAGGCATGGCGCTAAAAGTGGTGCCACGCATTGTGATCGTCGACACGGAGCCAACTGTTATTG ATGAAATACGCACGGGCGCCTACAGATACCTCTTTCATCCGGATACACTCATAAGCGGCAAAGAGGATGCAGGCAGCAATTTTGCACGCGGCTACAATCTACTGGGTCACGATCTCATCGATCGCACGATGGACGCTATACGACGAGTGGCAGAGCAGTGTCGGAATTTACGTGGTTTTCTTATATTTCGCGCCATTGGTGGCGGCACCGGTTCCGGTTTCGGCACGTTGTTGCTGGAAAAGTTGGCCGATGCCTATGGGAGGAAGACTACGAAGGCTGAGTTTCTAGTATTTCCATCACCCTC ACTTTCGCCTATTATTGTTGAACCGTATAATGCCCTGTTGGCCACACACTATTCCATGGACTATGTGGATGTGTCCTTCATTGTAGATAACGAAGCTTTGTATGAAATCTGCGATACGAAGCTTGGTGTTTCAGCGCCCACATATACCAATTTAAACCGTATTATAGGACAG GTTGTCTCCGCATTCACAGCGTCGCAGCGTTTTTATGGCACAAACAATGTATCCTTTGAGGAGTTCCAAACAAATCTTGTGCCTTACCCACGCATACACTATCCATTGCTTACATACGCGCCGCTGGTACCAGTCAGCAAGTTTCCCTATGTGAACAGTAATGTTGAACAACTGACCCAGTCCTGCTTCCATCCGGGCAGTCAAATGGTGCGTTGTAATCCGACGCTCGGCAAGTATATGGCTTGTGTGCTCCTTTACCGAGGCGATGTTTCACCGAACGACATCAACTCCTCCATCCAACATATTAAATCATCACGTACTGCTCGTTTCGTGGATTGGACGCCGACTGGGTTCAAAATAGGCGTTAATGCCATGCCGCCGGTGTTTGTACCGGGCGGCGATCTAGCCCCTACATCTCGTGCCGTCTGTGCGATTTCCAACAATACCATCATTCGCAGTGCTTGGTGTCGGCTGGTTAGTAAGTATGATAAATTGTACAATCGACGTGCCTTCGTGTATCATTTTGTGGGAGAGGGCATGGAGGAGGGCAGTCTGTCGGAAGCCTCGCAAAACGTTTGCCAGCTCGTGGCTGACTATTATGAGGTGGAATCATCAGCACGCAGTTCAGTGACGCAAGACGACAATgacaattaa